Sequence from the Amaranthus tricolor cultivar Red isolate AtriRed21 chromosome 1, ASM2621246v1, whole genome shotgun sequence genome:
cattttttaagttattattattattattattattattattattattattattattattattattattattattgtggttgttattattattattattaaattattatttttgttttaattattatatttaatttatatttttaaatgttattattataatttttgttattattattattattattattattattattattattgtggttgttattattattattattattattattattattattattattaaattatttttattattgttattataatttttattattattgttattataaatattattattattattattattattattaaaccacaataataataataataataataataataataataataataataacatttaaaaatataaattaaatataataattaaaataaaaataataatttaataataataataataataataacttaaaaaatgaattaattaagcAAAAGAAATTTTGTAAgccgaaattcaaaaaaaaataaaaaaaacagttGCACAGaacgtgcgactcgacctaggtccattcgcacgttttgtgcgactcgacctaggtccagtcgcacgttttgtgagACTCGACCTAGGttgagtcgcacgttttgtgcgactttttttttttttaattttatttttgttttttaaaattttattattattattgttattataataattattatttttgttattattattattattattattattactattattattattattgtggtttaataataataataataataataataataacaaaaataataattattataataacaataataatataaataaaaataataaaagaaaaatttttaaaaatgaaaatgaaaagttattaactccaatggcatatttgtaaatttttaaagtttaggggcaaattcgtaatttcattacaaggggggtggcgataaaatgaaaatggtggcgacaaataataatgccTTATCTTCTTTTGTATAATACTAGAAACTCATTATAATATATTGTGTGAGAAATACctattacaatttacaactaATGTATGTTGAAATAAAAGAAGTGTTTTGGCTGTATAAATTACATCTTTCTTAAAATAagatacataaaataaaaaaaaaatacgagTGATATTAATTTAAGTAAAACGTGCTTACTAAGCTTCTATCCCTTGTCTGATATGTAGAAGGTATTTCTTCTAATACACTAACCAACTCATCTAGAATATATTTACatgtaatatttaattttatttaaaatttacttaatGCTAACTAACCTCAGTGACATTACGTTGCATCCGCCACAAAGTAagatagaaaaataaattaaatatatcagaTTAGAATGAAAAAGAGTTTGTATGATtttataggaaaataagaaaaatctcATGGAGTGAACCAAAATGACGCACTCCATGTAACAGTCTAACAGATTCAATGGCATGGAAGGGACCGAAGGAGTATGCTCCTTCCTCTAGCTGTTAcctaaaatttgttttattttttagttagttttattaaatttgtcttatatttattttagttgtaATTTACACTCTTTTCTAGTTTTTATACTCATTTTTTAATCTATGTTTTCATTTCatcaatatttttcttaattttccataaaatactattttatctacttttcttaattttttcattaatgaaCTTGGGGTAAAATCGAGGGGATGAAATCACTTAATAAATGTAATATTAATATTCCTTGAGAAGACAAGGCACAAGCAGAATGCACCAAAAGTATCAAATGCATATTcagttttcttttcttttcttcagtCTCATATCCCAGAAGGAGGGGTGTTTATTGGCGGGTACTTATTTTTTGCGGCCCGTATTCCGTTCCAAATTATCCAGATATTCGGATTTTGGGTACCCGGATAAATCGGGTCGGGACACTGGGTACCCGATTTTTATTTGTAGTATAATATTAACCCATTTCAAATGAGGATTTTGTAAGTGCGTAACAGCGTAAGCATAGTGATTAGTAGCAAGATCCCTGGTTGTGAGTAGTAGCTCGATGTACATGGGGATCACTGATCAGTAGCATAGTGATTAGTGATCAATGATCAGTAATTCACTAAATGTTATTGCACTCTTTTGATGGAAATTGGAATATGCTATCACTAATCACTGATTAGTAATTCACTAATTGGTATTGCACTGTTTGGATTAAAATTggactattattacttttaagtTAATGTAGCTTTCAGGCTTTTAGTTAagactatattttattttccatCATGTTCTCTATATACAAGCAGTCTTAGCATAAAGACAAGGCAAATATAGAAATCAAAGTGAGGTTTCTattgaataattaaataattaatcataATTAATAAAGTGATTAAGCAAAGTATGCGATgttataatcaaataattaaactttaataacAGATCAACGGATACCAGCTAAAAATAATGTGCGGCCCATGACCCGACCCGCactttatatgtttttttgaaaaatgacCCGCTATTTATGATGCCGTCGAGTCAATTGGTTCGGATTATTTATAACAGGCATACCCAAAAGTGTCCCTAAACTTTTGGGTCTCTTCATACTTTGTAGTTCCTAGTTCCTACTACATCATTTCATTCTTCTCAGGAAGAAGATTTCAACATGGTGTTAAAAACAATGTTCTGTCCCTTTGATTGTTTCACAAAATGCATGTTCTTAGACATTTTTAGCAGCAGTAATAAACATCAGTTGCATTTCAATTCATTACTTAAGTTTAAGTGAAAACAGTGAATcaagaaataataaaaagtagTACTTGAGTAGTTACttcattctgaaatacttgttacattattcatcgttcaagcttattttagaTGTACATAGTTTTAGGGGTGGATGCTCTGTAATGTCAATAAGTTTAATTGACATCActtaaatctaaaataaaatcatataatattaaaagagaTTCACCTAGATCACTTTGTAAACACCCTGGCTTTCATATAAATGTGCAAGGTTTGAATCCCATTACACGCGCATCCttgctttttgtttttaaagatattaaaatagaaaataaagccCAAATTCCTAATTGTTGTAAATTtactttaatttaaataaacaataaaataaagttacaagtTTGTAGAAGAAAACAAATTACATATGACAATCAAGAACTATTCTTATGTACACCACCGAgaactccgataaactgatcttCAATCCCGAACAAAGTAGcaagaagattttgtttgaacttgatattaattctaggcgagatgctctttcctaaaacatcatttcctccctactatGTAAATTGGGAATAAACAGGAAATATATTCTGAGATACAAataattacactaaattcctagcacacGAAATTTAGAATGATGTAAggaaaacttaaatggaagaagatacggaaaattacaatcgagaattgcaagttctctatgttAAGTGCtcgagaagaaaagaaatcaaaaattacatGTCGAAAATAACCACacaagccttctatatttatagaatagcTTATAGCTTTTCACGAAGCAACATGTTACTCCATGAAACGCAAGATTGATTCACGAACTAATGTCGTCTTTCAATCAATCTATCCCAATATATCCGGTTAAAATAACCATATTTAACCATTACTAGTTACATTATAACTAACAAACGGATAAACTAACTTTTGCAAAGAAAAATTTGCAAAGCAATGCGAACTCGCGACCTGCTGTTTCCACAAAACAGTAGCTTTTCCTTCCTTTATCTCGATCCGCGAGTTGTTTCACGATCCGTAAATACTACTTTTTGCTCAAAACAGAAACTTTGCAACCTTGGgatattctcaaattaatttattcaaattaattatttaatttaattaattataatttccgatgaccattatacgctctaaatgacaacacTAACTAGTCAATTACAATAGCCTTTCTCTTTGTTTCACGttgttaaatttttaatttaatacttTAACATCACTTGTTCTATTTCTGGATCCGCCACTACATAGGTtaatatattaatgataaaaataacatattaggttgcaaaaaaaaaaaaattatagcaaGTACAATGAAACAGAGTAAATCATGTACAAACAAAACATGATTTTTGCTTTACTTTTATGATCCTATCAATTGGGGTAAGGGGACCATAAACAGGTAAATAAAGTGAGAAGCAGCctatatcaaaaataaatttctacaACAAAATGACAGCCTCACTCTCATGCAGTCTCATGCTGCATGTAGGAGCTTGTTTAATTGTACCAAGTACTTCAAAACAGACGCCTCTACTCACATTCAGACAACTACTTCTGGTGCGTTTGAGCAGAAGGGTTTTGGTGTTTGACAAACGGTTGATAGCTGATTAGAGTGTCTGATTTGACTAGTTTATTTTTAATCCATTGCTATGAACACCCCCTTAGTTTAAGTAAAGGTGCAATTTTTTCACCGGGATAAGGCTGAAGGATTTTATATTGGCCGGAAGGGAAAAGGGAAATTAATTTAACTTGTAAGTGGTGAAAAACGAATCATTATCACTATCAAAAAGGGAAAAACGAATGCACTTTGgaaaaattagattttataaTAAGGCATTTAGGAATTGTTCCAGTTACATTATTGTTCTCAAGATGCCTGCAAAGGAGTAACATTTATGTCTTTATCAAATTAGAATGGGAGAATAAATAGGGTTATTAGAAACTAGCAAGAACATTCATAATAAAAGGTGAGACATTGAAAATAATACATGTGCCATCATGTTCTTAACAGAATTGGAGCTTCACGGATCCAGTGAAGAAAAAGGTCAACATGTCCTTGCTAAAAAATTGTAGGTACTCCTATGCTTCTCCTTTTGAGGACTATGTACCAATAGAATTTAAGAAATAAGTTTGGGCAATATAAGTAAAGGAGTTTAAGTAAGGAGTAAAAAAGGTCTCTTAACAAactgtctttttgagagacgtatctcaagctcagcctattaaaaattaatgtccacttatcgtatttttaacgcctacttatattatcctcaATGCTTaattatctttaatgcctacttttaatattttaaatgtctatttacattatcttaatacctacttacaatattttaaaaaatatataatgggtcggCCCAACTtgaaatggtctctcaaagaaaccgtctcttaaccgtctctcacaagaattcgTAACCAGACTAACAAATAGGCACTCTAACATTCTTTCTCACATGTGAGTGTTTCTCGAATTTTAGCCTATTAGAAGGGTTACAGACCCCATTGGAATTGAACATCCAATTAAGGCCTCTTACCCaatgatattttattaaatgCTCAGTTATGAAGACCCAACAACGAATCGAACTCTAATAATAAGATAGAATTTAAGAAATAGGTTTGGGCAACCCAAATAAAAAGAAGAGATAACCCACTTACAAACTCAAAGAAGGTCCTTATTAAAACCAACTAACAGTATTATATTAGAAGTCCCTTCTCAAGCTTATAAAATAATGTATACTCATCTCTTTCTCAAATATGATATTTTACAAGTGGGTAACAAATGAATATTTCAACATTTaccaactaagagattttgacCTATGAAACATGTCCCATGTGGACATATGACTATAACAAAGTTCATTAAGAAGAATGTCTTATAGAGTGTAAATTAGTTGGGTTGTGAAAGTGAAGACCAAAGTCCTTGCCAAAGAAGACCACAtatcaccatttcaacactatgtTCATACATCAACACCAAAATCTTTCTCTAATATGCCAACATTTATCTTTTAACATCAAAATTAGTCACTATCTCCATTTTGGTCTCTAACACTTTGTTTTAAGGGAATTGGAAAGAAATGAGATGGAGAGATTTAATAGAGATAAATAAGATCTTCAAATCAATCAAGATTAATCTTGATTGATATATTGATTGTCTTATAAATATTACAATATTatcttataaattatttatagataatatgtcacgtaatttttattattgtcatcttcaattatttattgtatcttttatattattattcttatgtaTCTTTTAgaattttagtattattataaataGGATGTAATTTCTATTTAATCAATTCAAGAGTTTAAACATTTCTATACTCTACAAGATTTATTGGGatataattttctttctttggATAACAAACTTGAGGGGAGGGATGAATTTAAAGGGATTATTACATCCTTTAGTTTTGTTGATAACCAAATCTCATTAAAAGTggaaagattaaaagaaaatactcCCACTAATTCACCCAAtgtgttatatttgacttttcaccaaTTTTTAGTTAGTCAAATGGGACcacatgtgaaagaaaaaatatggtgttttttcttcttttacttTCTTTTCCCTCTTAAACAAaaaaggaattttttttttatcattatcttttcctttctttcccttcttttttccTCAAAAACTCTTATTCAAACACAGTGTAAGACTAACACAGTAACACTCAATGAGAGAATTGGAGGAAAGTGAAGAGAGAGGAATCAAAGGGAtcttattttttgtgtttttatacCACACACGTATAGGTGTTTATTTAGGTTATTAGGTTGATTTCGGGTAAGTATTTCGAGCCGGTTTAAAATCGGGTCTTTTGTacacattaatttttacaataattttaaaatcattttaaagtcGGATTCAGTTACAAGTTCGGATAAATATTAGGTCGTCAAGTCTATTTTAAACACCTCTATAAGTGACACACCAATTTTGAAGGAAAGGGATTTAGGAGGAAGGGattaaatctttttattttatcaactCCAACATCAATAATAGTGGAAGAACACAGAAAAATAGTTGTAGAACATGTTAATGCTATGTGGTTTCTACTTTCCCTTCCTCATCTTTCTACAAAGGAACTAACTTATTTAGTTGCACAGTTGTGTGCTTTTCattgattttgtaaatattttcttaaaagtGATACGTTTGAGACTGAAAGCATACTCATACATCGTATTGGTGTCAGggaattatttctaaatattagCATAATATTGTTGGTTGTGTTTGTGATCTTAATAGTAATTTTATATAGGATTTCGCTAAAGAACGTCCCTGACGCTAGGGGCAGAGGCACATATGCATCCATGGGATCATTTGTTATAAATGCATGGTGggctatgattttttttacgTGACTAGTTGCGGGGTCGCGTGCTATGCACGTGATCCTCTAAGTTACATTATTAAATGTAATAATGtagtttgatatatttttataattaagaaTGATGCGAATGAAAACATCAAAATGTAAAAGCGTTGTAAAGGGTGAACGATGCAAGGATCGGAGGTGTATAGTTAGTAGTACATAACATAATTAAAGTGAGACACGGAAAATATTAGAGTCGTTATATGTACCAGGCACTTGTCTTGTTATGGATGAATATTGTTGTTTCATAGATCTACATCgttaaattatgtttttttgcCTTTGCTGGTCAATCtaaatttcttttaatctttcAACACAATTGTTTCATTACAAGACACACGTAGTCATCATTGTAATTATGTTAACATCAGTTTGTTCAAGGTGCTAACATCTGTATATTcaacatatttatttattgcaATTGGACATAAATTGACAAATCAAATGGTATGATTGCAAAATTTCCAGTTATACAACGTTGGCTTCATTATTTACTTTGACTTTTAGAAcccaattaatataaaatttggaTCCGCCACTGCCTGAGGCATTTGTTAAACAGGatataattcaattttaatagtaaccttaaatatatttaaaattttaagctaTTTAAACATTTATTATATAACCAAATATAGCATAAAAGTTAAAATCCATCTCCAATTCACAtgtcaaatatattatataattttaatatttatttgttttctaattTCCTCTttcgaatatattattattagtcttgTTAACAAATGTCCCGAGGCGTATGTcagtttttatcttttaataaaataacCAACATTCTAAGATTTGCACATTAAAAATGAAGTGGAAATGATAATATCAAACAAATATGAAAATGGAAACCGAATTAtaattatatcataaatttctgttttttaataatataaatttctgAATTGATATCATATTGGAATTCTACTAACACTTATATATTGTAATCCTTTACATTAAAACAAGATGTGTACTTTTACACaaatttgaacatttttttgaaAGTTGAAGCCAACTTTTCTGAAACCAACTAAATCGTTCAGTACACAGTAGAAAAACTTGGTagtaaaacaaattaatgtaaaatgtaTTTAAAAAAGCCGTCTTAGCTCAGTGGTAGAGCGCGTGGCTTTTAACCACGTGGTCGTGGGTTcgatccccacagacggcgctttttttgtttttgaaatttaatatttattttcaccCTTTTTACATCGTATTTTTTAGATCTACTTATTATAAAATGGTATCCTTTTCCACTTTGAGCTCCCACTTTTCGCTTTATTTGGATATTTACAATTAATTGcgacatatattttttttcctttcattgTCGAATAAACCAATCAGTATTCAAAGCTTTGAAAGTGAAAAGTATACAAAAGCTGggagaaaatcaaatttgcaAGCGAAAAAGCAGCATAAATTGAATTTACTTGGATGTAGAATGACAGGAAGTATTACAATTCACAAGTAGTAATTAATTGTTACAGTTTCTAGAAACAGCAAAATATAGATCAATTAGCCAACCCCAGCTTAGAAGTTTCTATGTGCAAGTGTGACATTCATATGAACTTCCAAGTGATCAAGGCTCAGTTCGATGAGAGGCCACAAAATCCACCATATCCATTCTCCACGGCCAAAGTTCTGACCCCAAACACTAAGGAAGTTCTCGGGGTGAATCCGTGAACTTGGGTGCCCGACTCCCAGGGTGGATAGACGGCCAGCCAAAAACTTAACCCCATCGATTTCCCCTGCCACCGGAACTCTGACCCTTGGAAACTTCAGATGATGGTGTCGAAGATCCCAACACGTTGAAGCTTGATCGCTTTTTCTTATGCGTTTTCCATGTTAGTTTCCAAGCGCCACTTCCACTTCCGCTTCCATTTTCACCGTCATCTTGATCTCGATATTCAGATGTTCCGAAGTTCAAACCATTGATCCTCATCTTTCGAGGTGAAGGAACGTGCAATTCTTCACTTTTCTCATCGCTATAATTAGCTAAATCGTCATCATCCTCCACTTCATACGGCTTTTCGATTCCTCCATCATTATTGTTGGGAGAGTTGAAATTATCAGAAGAAACAGGctccttcctcttcctcttggCAATGGCTTTGGAGATGTCTTCTCCATTTTCAACGGCTTTTGCCCACCGTAAGTCACTGAGAGTGTCGGCATAAACCACCTCTTTTCTCTTCCTCTTACCTGTTATCTTTCCAACATCATAATCGAACCCTTTACCCCTCTCAGCGGCTTCAGAGTTAATAGTGTATACCCATTCGGGCACCTCATGATCTTCCATAAGACGAGACCGATAGTTCTCCTTTTGCTTCCGCTCTTCATCCATTTTCTCAAATAGCCAGAACTCTTCTTCGGTTCGGGCTGCTAAACGATTAATCTCTCTCTCACTCGGTACATCTGTTCCTAGTGAGCTTGTTCCTCTACGCATAATCTCTTCCAACATCTCCTTCCTGTCCTGAGCTGCAAATATAAAGACATTATCCGTTAAGTTGCTTGGGAAAACACAATGTAACAAAAGGCTATACAGAAAACATAAATGGCTTTCCATCAAGTCGTTACTCTCAAATCCCTGAATTGATGGGCAGGGGAAGACCACGAGTctataaaagagaaaaataaagtaAAGGGGAGATTTTTATAAAATGGCCCataaccgaccataattcgttTTTTCGATTCGTGATTCGCAAGAATATTGacaaatcatgtgacactgatcTCAGCATTTCCGAAATCATAGTCTACTTCCCTATCATTTCCACTTTCACATACTCCTATCCTTAAAACCCAAAACCAATAATAAAGGGAGAGGGCTACATTCAGATAGAAGACCTATGGATGCAGAACTACGAcaaatataagaaatattgCCAGATTTTAGACGCAGCACCATACCTGTTGATGTTGTATTGAAGAGCCCAGCCTGTATAACCTTGGCATCAATACCCATTTTCTGTTTTGCGCGTTCCAAAATTACCTCTTCAATTGATCCAACACTAACCAACACAAAAACCCTCACCTCCTTTTTCTGGCCAATACGATGGGCCCGATCCTCTGCTTGCTGGTCCATCTGAGGGTTCCAATCACTATCAAAAATGATCACAGTATCTGCAGTTTGTAAGTTCAGACCCAGACCACCAGCACGAGTACTCAGAAGAAATATGAAATACGGAGAGTTTGGAGCATTAAATTCTTTGAGTAAAGTCCCTCTTTCGTCCGTTTTTGATGAGCCATCAAGACGAAGGAACTTGTAATCATGCATTCTCAGATAAAGCTCAAGGATGTCTAAGAGACGAGTCATTTGTGAAAACAAAAGGACTCTATGTCCAGCTCGATGCAGTTTCGGGAGCAACCTATCGAGTAATTCAAATTTTCCAGAAGCTCTCACTATCTCGTCCATGCGCCACATATTATACTCTTGCAAGAAAAGGTAAGGGTGGTTGCAGCACTTCCTAAGCTGCATTGACAGGTTTTGCAAGCTCTTTGATTTTCCTCTCTCTGCAACAGTCAAGTACATATAAATGATAGAATTACGCAATACAAAATCAATTACAGccaaagaaaatataaattggccaaaaaagatgaaaaatacGTCAAGAAATTAGCGTTcaagaaaattaagaaatttaGCGTAGTTTACTAGACAGAATTATGTGTACCCTCGTTATTTGCCTGAAAAAAATAAAGGTCTACAAGAATAGAAATATTGCAGGAAATTTGCAACCGTACAAAATATCCTGTAAATTTCCCTAAATAGTTGAGATAGGACACAGATAAACACCAAGAAAAATGTATAATACAAACCTATAGTTCCATTTCAATTCACTGGCGAGGTACGTAGAGAACTCTTCTAGGGTAGaaaggagtattatttttggagtCGAATCCGCATATCAAATGTATTGAGCGCATTACCTTTGCAGAATCCTAGGTCATACTAGATATATGGTGAGGGATGAATCCCACAACTTTAACACAAGATCTCCTGACCCCCACCCATAACAGCAAAACACAAGAGAATTTATTCACTTAATGTTCTTATTCTCAGAGAAATTCAATAAGTGTTtcagtaaaaaagaaaaaactcgAGTGAAAAAGAACTCAAGCGATTCACGGAATATGTAAAATTCAAAGATTcagatttttctaaaatttgtaACAATTTAGCTCAGATGTAGTCACCCTTAATATACTACAACCCAAGGCCATGCCAAAGTGCACTAGTTACTAATTGAATGCAAAATTTGAACATCCACATCAACGAAGAATGATGTCACAAACTCATGCAAGTTGTAACTATTTGAAGAAATTTGCTAGATTTAATATTGCAGAATAAATGCTAAAATTCAACAGAAAAGATACCTGACTCCATCCCTACTCTGCCCACATCTGTAACTTGATGATAATACACTTTCTGCCATGCAGACAGGTCACATTTCAATATGACCTGTGTCTTCCCTGGTAGATATTTCTCCACTTCATCTTTCTTCCTTCTGAGAATAAATGGCCTTATAACCTAATCAAAGAAAATTTGCAAGAGCAAAATCAAGTCATGGTGTAAAGAAGAAGGAAAAGGATTGGAAGGTGGATGGAAAAAGCGATTACATGATGCAGACGTCGAATGATCAATAGCTCTTCTTCATCTGTAAGTGCAACATCACATCGATCTGCAAATGGTGCATTAAACCATTCTGCAAAATTCTCAACAGAGTTGAAAATTTGTGGAAGAAGGAAATTAAGCAGGGCCCACAGCTCCTGGAGGCTGTTCTGTATTGGAGTGCCGGTCAGCAAAAGTCTGCGCCGGATCCTATATCTGGATACATATACAAGTTCCAGTAAATGTTAAACTTTCAATAATGAAtatcaaacaacaaaatttataaCGAGAAGGTAGAAATTGGAACTCCATTGTAGACTATCACACTCAAGAAGAGGATCATGATAATGGAAGCATCTCCACAGTCTAAATTCTCAATGTAACCAAATTTTCAGCCCAGTAGAGGAGGGTTTGATCGTATGAGGAAGGCTGACACTAGTTTGTAATTTTTGTCACATCAATGATCGTGAACACAATTTCTATTCTCGTGGGGGCATTCCCTACTTAATGACACATTGCACTACTTAGACCAAGTAGTGAAAAAAATTGTGAGAAATCTTAGGTCGTTTTCCAAAAGCAATGTGCCACATTGCCCGAGTGGTGAAAATAGATCAAGGGATTTTAGTTTCTGCAAAAGGGGACTAAAGAAGTTTTATGGAACCAAGTTAAGAATGGCACCTAAGAATATAGAGACCCTTACAGGAAAGATAGAGTTAGGTTCAACTCTCTATCacttaattaatcaaaatatacCAAACTTATAAAGCAAACCAGAGGTTTAATCCATATACTAATTTAGACTATAATCAAACTTAACCAGAAAGAATCCTATAACGCAATATCATACCTGAAGAAATTCATATCAGATCACCTTACTCTAAGTCAAAAGGGCAAGCCCTTAGAGGACGTGATGACGAAGATAAAAATTAGCATTATATGTTTGTAAGAGATCAAATGGGTAGGAAATAAGTTAAAACTATGAAGATATAAACTTTGGTATTCTAGACAAGATATCAGCAGAAACAGAGTGGGTATTATCATGGTTGATTAACTAACCAATGATGTAGCAAAGGTTTTATAGTAAAAATCACAAGAGTAGGATCTATAAAGCATAATACACGATAAAGAAATAGCAAGTATCGTTAGTATCGTTAGTATCATTAACGATATAGGTGGGTGCATTCTGAGAGGATTTAAATGAGCTTTTGCAATTGGTGGTGACCAAAGAGCGCATGTTTGCAAAGAGTTGTGTTGGCTTTGAGAGTGGCATATACATCAGAGATTTTGGATATGGAATGATAAATGAAAGAAAGAGACCGTTTGATTTTTACAGCCAATCATATGATACAAACATGGATAACACGTCAAAAAGAGCATGAGACTCGAGGGCAATTAACTTAGATGCAAACTTGAAGAATTCTATCTCTTGAGTGTCAAAATAGATTTTAAGAGAATCAAATGGCAACTTTGTAGTGCACAGGGATACATCATGGTGGAATAAGACAGTTAAAAATTTGTTAGCAAGGGAACGGAATGCTATATAATcctagaaaatttttgaaatgaaGATAACATTGTTAAATACAAGTGTGCCAAATTTAAGGCAAACGAAGCAGTGAAGGGGGGCAAAACTTAAGGTATATAAAGTGTTATCCAAAAAGCTAAATTTTGAAATGAGGGGATAAAGATATGAGATATCCAAAAGGTGGAAAAAAAGGAGATAAGAGGATACAAAAGACCTGAATATGGAGAAGTGAGTTAAGGAAAAATTCAAGTGAATTCTTATCCA
This genomic interval carries:
- the LOC130816090 gene encoding probable ATP-dependent DNA helicase CHR12: MVTQVVDSKSPSSQSPSSLNHVQKTKTLICALNLLSRDLPLPPEVFDSVSSIYHGVPDVVSPSSIDNSPKSNKESSGISSYGDLIMEFEDAVEKQRPRCMSSSALAALNESRFETKVEHRLAELEELPSSRGEDLQMKCMLELYGLKLAELQKKVRSEVSAEYWLRLKCVHPEQQLFDWGMTRLRRPFYGVGNPFAGDSDDQIRKKRDAERLSRLEEEEKNLVETRKRKFFADLLNAAREFQLQVGASSKRRKQRNDGVLAWHGRQRQRATRQEKMRMDALKKDDQEAYMKMVEESKNERLTMLLGKTNELLVSLGAAVQRQKDAEHSDGIEPLEESDADIQELDVLKEGTPIPDEDIDASEEDFGKAGSLLEGQRKYNSAVHSIQEKVNEQPAMLQGGELRPYQLEGLQWMLSLFNNNLNGILADEMGLGKTIQTISLIAYLMENKGVAGPHLIVAPKAVLPNWVHEFQTWVPSIVAVLYDGRQETRKAIREEYFGEGKFCVMITHYDLIMRDKQYLKKIHWHYMVVDEGHRLKNHECALARILVSEYRIRRRLLLTGTPIQNSLQELWALLNFLLPQIFNSVENFAEWFNAPFADRCDVALTDEEELLIIRRLHHVIRPFILRRKKDEVEKYLPGKTQVILKCDLSAWQKVYYHQVTDVGRVGMESERGKSKSLQNLSMQLRKCCNHPYLFLQEYNMWRMDEIVRASGKFELLDRLLPKLHRAGHRVLLFSQMTRLLDILELYLRMHDYKFLRLDGSSKTDERGTLLKEFNAPNSPYFIFLLSTRAGGLGLNLQTADTVIIFDSDWNPQMDQQAEDRAHRIGQKKEVRVFVLVSVGSIEEVILERAKQKMGIDAKVIQAGLFNTTSTAQDRKEMLEEIMRRGTSSLGTDVPSEREINRLAARTEEEFWLFEKMDEERKQKENYRSRLMEDHEVPEWVYTINSEAAERGKGFDYDVGKITGKRKRKEVVYADTLSDLRWAKAVENGEDISKAIAKRKRKEPVSSDNFNSPNNNDGGIEKPYEVEDDDDLANYSDEKSEELHVPSPRKMRINGLNFGTSEYRDQDDGENGSGSGSGAWKLTWKTHKKKRSSFNVLGSSTPSSEVSKGQSSGGRGNRWG